The following is a genomic window from Mycobacterium parmense.
GGTCGCCCTCTTTGAGGTGGTACACCGAGCGGTGCACGAACAGTTCGCGCATCTGCTCCCAGGTTCCGTTGTCGCGCAGGTGGTATGACGGACCCGTGCCGTCGGCGGGCTCGACCGAGATCGCGTCCATCTCCGCGGCCGCCGTCCGGTCGGGCTCGATGGGGCCGACGTCGCGGCGCACACCCGCCAGGAAGACCCGCTCCAGTTCGGCACGCAATGCCAGCAACGCCGGATTCCACTCCCAGGCGGGGTCGACCCCGGCGAACCCGCGGTAGTGCAGCTCGTAGCACATGCACAGCGCCAACTGCAGATCCAGGCCGTAGGGATCGGAGTCGCGCACGGACGTGCCGCTGCGGACGAGCTGGTCTCGTGAGGACGGCGCGGCCAGTGCCTGCCGAACGGCTGTCGACAACGGGCCGTGCGCCGCCGGCAGGACGGGTTCGACCGTGGTGGATGCTCGGGTCACGCCGATGTCTACCCGCCACGCCGGGGCCGCAAACGGCGCGGACGCTTGCTACTTGCCAGACCGGGCCGCCGGCGTGGGCAGCCGGAAGCTGACGTGCGCGGTGGTCCCGGTCGCGGCGCGGTCGATTTCCAGGGCATCGCTGATCGCTCTGATCAGCAACAGCCCGCGCCCGCTGTTGCCCGGGTGCTCGGCGGGCTTTTTCCACGAGCCGAAGTCGGCGATTCGCGCGCGCACCTCGCCGCCGCCGATCTCGGCGTCCAGCACCATTGTCCCGGCGGCACGGCTCGCGTACGCGTGTTCGACACAGTTGGTGCACGCCTCGCTCACGACCAGCACGACGTCGGCGGCCAACTCCTCGGGCACCTCGTTGGCCCGCAGCCATGCGGCGAGCCGATGCCGGACCATCACCAATTGCTCTGCGCGCGCGTCGCTTTCGATGTGCAGTGGCGTCCGCCGGTGCCGGTAGATCACCATCGCCACGTCGTCATCGTAGCCGGCCGGCGGCGACAACTCGCGAAGCATGGTGTCCGCGACCGCATCCAGCGGCATCGTCTGGGTCTTGACCAGAACGGCTGCGGCGCGGTCGATCCCGTCATCGATGGACTCGCGTTTGCGTTCGACCAGTCCGTCGGTGAACACCATCAGCGTGCAGCCGGGCGGCAGCACCCGGGTGGTTTGCGGGCGCGGCCGGTTGCGGCGCACGGCCAGCGGCACCGACGAGGCGTCGGTCAACAGGGTGGTGACCCCGGGCTCGGGCCCGGCGAGGACGGCCGGCATGTGGCCCGCGTTGCTGTACTGCAAGACGCCGGACCCGGTGTCCAGGATGGCCAGAAAGACGGTGGTGCAATAGGCGTTCGGGATGAGCGATGCCGCCGAGTCGAGCTGCTCGAGCAGAACGGCGGGCTGTGCGCCGTTGATCAGCAACGCCCGCGCGGAGCTGCGTAGTTGCCCCATGATCGCCGCCGCGGGCAGGCCGCGGCCGACGCAGTCGCCGACCACGATGCCGATGCGGTGCTCCCCGATCGGCAGCACGTCATACCAGTCGCCGCCGATCTCCAGGGGTGGCACCGCGGGCTCGTAACGCACGGCGAAACCCGGTGGCGGCTGCAGCGGCGGCAGCATCGCGCGCTGCAGCGTCAGTGACGTCTCGCGGGCGCTCTCGAACTGGCGGACGTGCTGCATGGCCAGACTGAGGTGCCCGACGAGCACCGTGATCAGCAGCCGGTCTTCGGCGCTCACCCAGCGCGGGGAGCGCAGCTGCAGCCATAGCGCCAGATCGCCCGCACCCGAGAGCACCGCGACCAGTCCCTGTGCCTTGCCGGGGGCATCGGGCCGCTCGACCGTCCGGGCGGTCAGCGGCAACTGGTGACGCGCGTCGGCGAAGACGTCGCGCAACCAGGACTCGAGAGTGTGCCACCGTGTTTCGGCAGGCTCGCCCGCCACCTGGACCGCCGGCTCTCCTTCGCCGCCCGGCCAGGACACCGCGATCACGCGCTGCACGTCGATCGTCGTGCTGCACTCGTCGAGCGTGATCGCCAGCAGCTCGTCCACGCTCTTGGCGACGGCCACCGCGGTGGCCAGTCGCAGCACCGCGCTCTCGCGGGCGGCGAAGGCCCGTTCGGCGGTGACGTCGCGGACCGTCCCCACGTATACGTCGCGTTCGCCCGCCGCCTCGTTGACCGCGTTGATGCTGACCGTCACCCACGCCAGGTGACCGTCGCGGTGCCGGATCGGTGTCTCGTAGGTGGTGGCCCCGACGCTTCGGACCAGCAGTTGTTGTTGCCGCGCGGCGCTTGTGTCCACCAACCACGGGTGTGGCCACCGGTAGGGCAGGCCCTCGGCGGGATAGCCGAGGATCTCGGCGAAGGCGCTGTTCATGTCGACCACCGATCCTTCGTGGTCGGCGACGAAGAAGCCCTCTTGCAGCGAATTCACCAAGGCGGTGCGAAATCGGTCCCGATCGGCGAGATCCTCGGCGCGGGCCCGCTGTTCCTCGTAGCGCCGCGCGCCATCGAGGAACCCGCGGGTCGCGACGTCGAGCGGGGCCAGCGTCTGCAACAGGAACTCCAGGGCCGCCGGCCTGTCCACGGCGGACTTCGCCGCCAGCTCGCGCACCAGCAGGAAGTGATGCTCGACGATGTCGAGCACGCTGATACGTTCCTGCAGGGCCCGCCGCCCGAGCTCCTGGCCGACGGCCAGGGTGTCCTCGCCGCGCGCCTGCAGAAAGGTGCGCAGTGCGCCCACATAGTCGGCGAGGAAGTCGTCTGTCTGCGTCATGCCGAGGATCCCGGGGGGCGCGGCGCCGCAGGCACGACGGCGTCGTCGCTCTGCTTGGCATTCTTCAAACGCAAATCGCCGGCGCGAGCCGGAATCGACTGTGTCGGAACCGTTCCGGGGATGGGCCCGAAACGGGCGTTCTCAGGCACCGGGCGGCACCCACTTCCACATCTCGACCACCGTGCCCTTGCCGAGCGTGGAGTCGACGATCAGCCGGTCCATCAGGCGCCGGGCGCCGGGCAGGCCCATCCCGAGGCCGCGACCGGTCGAATAGCCGTCCTCGAGCGCACGGCCGACGTCGGCGATACCGGGGCCGTTGTCCTCGGCGCGCACCACCAGGCACTTGCGGCCCTCGCGGTCGGCCACGGCGACCCGGACGGCGCCGCGACCGGCGTAGCTGGTGATGTTTCGCGCGACCTCGGAGATCGCGGTGGCGATCATGGTGACGTCGGTCATCGAGAACCCGAGATCGAGGGCGAGTTGATGTCCGGCTTGGCGCGCCGCGACGATGTCGTCGGAGGTGTTGATGTCGATGACGATGTCAGCCGCCATCGCCGCGCCCGATCGTCGACTTATGTTGTGCCGGTAGGTCGGCTCGGAAAGGGATCGCACCCTGCTTCAGGATTGGTACCGGCATGAATCGCTCGCGGTCGTCCCGCTCACCCGGTTTGTCCGCCGGTACGGCCGGCCCCGTAGCCCAGCAGGCGCTCGGCTTCGTCGACGCCGGCCACAAGCGCGGACGCGGCGACCGTGCACGCCGGGCGGTTGGGCAGCCGGCCCTGATATCTGACGGGCGAAACTGACATATGGCCTCCCGAGGCCTCCCGAATACGCGTCGCGCTCCCGCGGTGGCCCATCCTTTTGCGAGACTAGCCCGGGTGGTCGCCTGGCAGGTGCCTAGGGCTTATTCTTCTCGCAGTTCGGCGTGGCAGGCTAGGCTTGCAGCACGCTCGAGGCCGAGACGAAGGATTGCCATTGTCAGCTCCTGATTCGATTACTACGTTGGTTGAGGACCACGACGGAGTGTCGGTGGTCAGTGTCAGCGGCGAAATCGATCTGGTGACCGCTCCCGCGCTCGAACAGGCGATCGGTACGGTTGTCGCGGAGAGTCCGACGGCCCTGGTCATCGATCTGTCCGCCGTGGAGTTCCTCGGTTCGGTAGGGCTGAAGATCCTGGCCGCCACCTACGAGAATCTCGGCACGGCCGCGGGTTTCGGAGTGGTCGCCCGCGGTCCGGCCACGCGGCGGCCCATCCACCTGACCGGGCTGGACAAGACCTTCCCGCTGTATTCGACGCTGGACGATGCGCTGACCGGCGTGCGCGACGACAACCCCGGCCAGTAGCCCCTGTTCGCCCGGAACGCGCGAACGCATTCCAAACCGGTGCAGCGCAAGCCTGTTTGACGACTTCCGAGTACTCCGTGGTGCGATGATGATAGTCATGGATGTCGATCGCCCCGAAGACGACCAGCAGTGGGACCGGCGGCAGCGTGGTGAAACGGAAATCCAACGGCTGGACCGTAATTGGAACAGCCTGCTGCAGGAACTGCGGGTGGTGCAAACCGGCGTGCAACTGCTCACCGGGTTCCTGCTGACGCTGCCTTTCCAGCAGCGGTTCGACGTGCTCGACTCGCCCATGCGGACCGTGTACCTGGCGACGGTCGCCTGCTCGGTGGGCGCGACGGTGTTGCTGATCGCCCCGGTGGCCATGCACCGGCTGCTGTTCCGGCGCCATCGCGTTCACGTGCTGGTGTCGGCCGCGCACCGATGCGCCTACGCCGGACTCGGCCTGCTCGGTATGGCACTGACCGGGGTCACGATCATCGTCTTCGCGGCGGTGTCGGGAAGCGACGCGGCGCTGATCGCGGGGGCGTGCGCGCTGGCGTTGTTCACGTTCTGCTGGTGGGCACTGCCGCTGGCGCTGCGCACCCGCGGGATGTGACGCCAGGTTTAGCGCTTGGCGGCCAGTGCGCCGATGCTGGTCGAGTCCAGGTTCTCGAGCAGATCCTGGGCGTCGTCGAAGAGGGGTGCCGCCCCGGCGGCCTGCAGTTCGGCACGGGCGATGCCGCCGCTGAGCACCCCGATGCACGGTAAACCCGCGCCGGCCGCGGCGTGGGCGTCCCACACGGCGTCGCCGACGAAGACGGCATGGGCGGCGTCCACGCCCGCCCGGTCCAGCGCCACCTCAACGATGCCGGGCTCGGGTTTGGCGGTGTCGACGTCGCGCGACGACGTCGTTTCGGAGATGACGTCGTCGCAGTCGAGCGCCTTGAGCAGGGCCTCGAGCTCGTCCTCGGGTGCCGACGTCGCCAGGACCACCTGCAACCCCAGATCGGCCACCCTGCGCAGCAACTCCCGCGCACCCGGCAACGGCGCCAGCAGCGGTATGAGCTCACGGTAGTAGCGGCTGTGCGCATCGCTGAGCCGCTCGGCAACCTCATCGGGGGCGTCGCC
Proteins encoded in this region:
- a CDS encoding SpoIIE family protein phosphatase, whose translation is MTQTDDFLADYVGALRTFLQARGEDTLAVGQELGRRALQERISVLDIVEHHFLLVRELAAKSAVDRPAALEFLLQTLAPLDVATRGFLDGARRYEEQRARAEDLADRDRFRTALVNSLQEGFFVADHEGSVVDMNSAFAEILGYPAEGLPYRWPHPWLVDTSAARQQQLLVRSVGATTYETPIRHRDGHLAWVTVSINAVNEAAGERDVYVGTVRDVTAERAFAARESAVLRLATAVAVAKSVDELLAITLDECSTTIDVQRVIAVSWPGGEGEPAVQVAGEPAETRWHTLESWLRDVFADARHQLPLTARTVERPDAPGKAQGLVAVLSGAGDLALWLQLRSPRWVSAEDRLLITVLVGHLSLAMQHVRQFESARETSLTLQRAMLPPLQPPPGFAVRYEPAVPPLEIGGDWYDVLPIGEHRIGIVVGDCVGRGLPAAAIMGQLRSSARALLINGAQPAVLLEQLDSAASLIPNAYCTTVFLAILDTGSGVLQYSNAGHMPAVLAGPEPGVTTLLTDASSVPLAVRRNRPRPQTTRVLPPGCTLMVFTDGLVERKRESIDDGIDRAAAVLVKTQTMPLDAVADTMLRELSPPAGYDDDVAMVIYRHRRTPLHIESDARAEQLVMVRHRLAAWLRANEVPEELAADVVLVVSEACTNCVEHAYASRAAGTMVLDAEIGGGEVRARIADFGSWKKPAEHPGNSGRGLLLIRAISDALEIDRAATGTTAHVSFRLPTPAARSGK
- a CDS encoding HAD family hydrolase, yielding MSPGGGKPAVLFDVDGTLIDSNYLHVYAWQRAFHDEGIRVGAWKIHRCIGMDGSRLVSALSGDAPDEVAERLSDAHSRYYRELIPLLAPLPGARELLRRVADLGLQVVLATSAPEDELEALLKALDCDDVISETTSSRDVDTAKPEPGIVEVALDRAGVDAAHAVFVGDAVWDAHAAAGAGLPCIGVLSGGIARAELQAAGAAPLFDDAQDLLENLDSTSIGALAAKR
- a CDS encoding DUF6328 family protein, with product MDVDRPEDDQQWDRRQRGETEIQRLDRNWNSLLQELRVVQTGVQLLTGFLLTLPFQQRFDVLDSPMRTVYLATVACSVGATVLLIAPVAMHRLLFRRHRVHVLVSAAHRCAYAGLGLLGMALTGVTIIVFAAVSGSDAALIAGACALALFTFCWWALPLALRTRGM
- a CDS encoding anti-sigma regulatory factor, whose product is MAADIVIDINTSDDIVAARQAGHQLALDLGFSMTDVTMIATAISEVARNITSYAGRGAVRVAVADREGRKCLVVRAEDNGPGIADVGRALEDGYSTGRGLGMGLPGARRLMDRLIVDSTLGKGTVVEMWKWVPPGA
- a CDS encoding STAS domain-containing protein; its protein translation is MSAPDSITTLVEDHDGVSVVSVSGEIDLVTAPALEQAIGTVVAESPTALVIDLSAVEFLGSVGLKILAATYENLGTAAGFGVVARGPATRRPIHLTGLDKTFPLYSTLDDALTGVRDDNPGQ